ACGGATAACGCCCCTATCCATCAGATAGAAGGTTCCATGTATTTCCTCAAAGTAGAAGATGGGCGCAGACATTCAGAAGCCCTCAACCGGAAAATTGAGGTTGTCGGAAGGTTCAGAAACTTGTTCCGTATCCAGCAACGGCATTTCATGCTGACAGCCGCAGGTCTGGCACATGAAAAGGATCAGCTCAGGGTTGACCTTTGGATATAAACCGACGGAATACAGATCACCGCCACAGTCGAGGCAGCCGCCGGGAAGCTTGATATCTGATTTAGTGGCCATTATGCGTTCACCTGATCTTCATACAGACCAATGAAAAGAACAGTGAAACGGTACTCAGCATGTTCCTTGCGACGAATCAGGTCGGTGATCTGCTCAGCAGGCATGCTGTTGAAATCGGCATTCAGATATTCAGCCATCAATGAACGATAGTCTTCAGCAGCTTTGATAGCCGTGGAATCGAGTGTGATGTTCATTCCGTGAATCCCCTGTTGTGTTATCAACGTGTAGACATAGGCTAGGACGGAAGGAACCCAATGTCTACAGGTGTAGACATGTTACAAAGCGAAAACATCGACTAGCATTAAGAAAATTCAAGAATTGGAGGCGTTATGACGTACAGCGCACGCCTCATTGACGCAATGAAAGAGCGGCAAGGGATACCGTCGGATAACCAGGCGGCAGAAAAAATAGGGATAACTAGAGGAAACCTATCTAACATACGTTCAGGACGCCGAAATCTGACGCCAGAACAAACAGTTAGAGCCGCCAAGCTGGCCGGTATTGATCCCGGAATTGCGTTATTGAGAAGGTTTGAAGAAACAATAGACGATCTCGAAACGAGACACTACTTAGAAAAAATAACAGAGGAAATTCAAGAGGTTAGAGCGGTTTCCTAACCGTCATACTATACATTATGCGAACCTAAATAATCCCAAAAACAGCCATTGCGCATCAGTAAGCACTTATTTACGCATGATATATCTCGTGAGGATTTTGCAGATAATTGCAGATCAAACCGGGATGCAACTGAATTAGCTCTTCAGTAAGCTCAGACTGCACGACAAACATGGGATGACATGGAGAAAGATCAGTCTTGGCCAGCACCTCATAGAGATGCCCTCTCGTCAAGACAAGCGTATTGTGGTCGATCAGATCAGCCTCAAGCTGTACCAGCGAGCCCACATCAATCTCATTCCAGAGCTGAAGCGATTCCAGCATCATGTCGGCAACAAAGTCTGTTGAGACACCAGTATGCGGACTCATAACCACCACCTCTTGCAGCAAAAAGCTTACAGTCAGTATAGACCCGATCAGGCCTGTATGATTCCGGCCCTCAATGCGAGATGAATGATTTCGGAACCATTGGTGAGACTCAGCTTGCGAAGAATATTGGCACGGTGCGCATGAACTGTTTTAGGGCTGAGAAATATAGTTTCGGCGATGGCATTTACGCTGCGCCCCTCAGCCAAAAGTGTAAAAATTTCCAGCTCACGCCGGGTCAGCTGCGCAATGGGCGAATGCTCTGGCGGAACATGTGAGTCTTGCCCAATCTGATCACTGACCGACCTGGAGAAATAGCTGCGCCCACAATAGATTTCACGCACAGCATGCACAAGCTCATCCTGGGCACAGCGCTTGGTCACATAGCCTTTCACCCCCGCATCAGCCACCCGCGCAGGGTAAGGACTGGCCTCCCAGATTGTTAACACCAAAATACGCGCATAAGGATCAATAGCCAGAATATGCTTGATGGCATCAAGACCACCTGTCGTTGAGGTCGCCTCTACAGTCGTACTGTCAGCAGGCATGGCGAGATCCATTACAACGACATCAGGCGATAACTCTCGATACAGCTCAACAGCCTGTCTACCGTTCTCAGCCTCAGCCAAAATCTCCATATCTTCTTCTTTCAACAACATATGCTGGAATCCAGCACGGACGATCGAGTGATCATCAACCAGCAATATGCGGATAGTATCGCTCATATCAGCCCCCCGTGTGTTGATCGAAACGCGCAGAAAGAATACCAGAACCACCCTGCCAACTCACCACTCAGGAATTACCCTTTAGTATATTCCCCTATACTGTCAGCACCCCGATAAACACCAGAGGTGTCAACATCTACGGCCTCAGCCGAGAGACAAGCACTATTATCAAGATGAGCCGGCACTGCAACCAACTCATCACTGAATCCGATCAGTCGAATCCCTTCTTTATCACAATGAGCCAGCACACGTTCCAATGCTTTAAGCACCGACTCCTGTCGATCATTGAATCGATCCAGCTTTTCAACCTGGTGCCTGCGACGACTGGTGACCGTACGCAACACATAATCACCGGCATCCAGCAGCTGAATCGTGAGCCCTGCAAGCTTCTCACGCACCAGTACAGCCTTGGCAACTTCGAACAGAGCCTCATCAGAGCAACTCACCTGGTCGCCCGGCGAGCAGGCACGCAGACGCTCTGTCACTTCCTGTACGCCAATATCACTGGATAAATAAAATTCCATATTTTCAATTCATTAGGGAAGCAAGTTAAAAAGCTTTATGATCATTCACCCAGCCGATTCCTCAGTCGGGCATTCTCCTGGCTTAGCCGATCGCCAAGCTGACGCAAACGCTGAAGCTCTTCTTCCTGCATTCGCGAGCGTACCCGCAGCTCAATCATGGCCTCAGCATGCCCGCCATTTTCGGCGCCCATATGTTGCAGTTGGCGCACCTCACGCTGAGCAGTATCGCGCTCCACAGTAAGTTTCAACTGCTGCTCTTCCAGTTCAAAGACGCGCCTTTCAAGCTCACGCTTCTCCTGCGCCAGCTGCTCGCAGCGATCGAGCAGCCTTGCGTTCTGACTATGCGCATCAGAAAGAGCCCGCTCACCACCACTGTTTTTTTGCTGTGCAGACTGCAGCAACTCCTGCTGCCTTTGCTCAAGCGCCTGTTTTTGCTCAGCGAACTGATGCTCGGCATAAGCCAGAGCGCGATCCCAGGCCTGATTGGCCAAAGTCAGGACCGGTTCAGGAAGCTCAGGGTGCTCATTTCGACGAGAAATACGCTGCGCAAGAGTATGCCACCAGTCGTTCAGGGCGCGATTGATCGTCGTCAGACTACCGCTACCCAACCTCTCACGCACATTTTGCTGCGTGGGCCGGATTCCTTCTTCCAGAAGCTGATCAGCCACCTCAATGACCCGGGCATGTGTATCGCTTTTTTTGGACATATAGTACGCAATATGTATTGAATGATATGTATCGAGCTAGACCAATTTAACGCCTCACTGACAGGAAACGCAAGCCACACATACCCCGATCAGCCAAACTCATCTAAGATGCTGTAAAGCCTATAAAAAAGGAGCAGCAACCATGGCTATACGCATTGCAATCAACGGCTACGGCAGGATCGGTCGCAACATCCTGCGCGCCCTGTACGAGAGTGGCCGCGAGCAGGAGTTTGAGGTAGTGGCGATCAATGATCTTGGAGACAGTGCGATCAGTGCTCACTTGACCGAGTACGACTCAGTGCACGGCCGCTTTATGTGGCCAGTTCGCGCTGAAAAGGATCGCTTGATTCTAGGAGAGCACTCTATTCGGATGCTGCGCGAGCCAGATCCTCACGCCCTCCCCTGGCGCGAACTGGGCGTTGATATTGTGTTCGAGTGCACAGGTCGATTTACAGACCGCGAACAGGCCAGTATCCATTTGCAGCAAGGCGCCGGCAAGGTACTGGTTTCTGCCCCAGCCAAGGGAGCCGATGCAACTATTGTTTTCGGCGTTAACGAATCGATACTTACCTCAGAACATCAAGTTGTCTCAAACGCATCCTGCACAACGAATTGCCTGGCCCCGATGGCAAAAGCACTGAACGATTCGATCGGCATCCAGCAAGGCCTCATGACAACCATCCACTCGTACACAAACGATCAACACTTGACTGATGTGTATCACACAGACCTGTATCGAGCACGGGCGGCAGCTCTATCCATGATTCCAACCAAGACCGGTGCCGCCAAGGCAGTTGGACTGGTGCTGCCGGAACTCGATGGCCGACTTTCAGGTCTTGCTGTACGCGTTCCAACTGCAAACGTTTCACTGGTTGACCTGACCTTTACCGCCAACCGCAACACTACCGTTGAAGAGGTGAACGCCATCATGAAACGTGCAGCCGAGGCCAGCAAAGGGATTATTGAGTACAACAGCACTCCTTTAGTATCGATAGATTTCAACCATCACAGCGCCTCTACCATCTATGACAGCCTTCAAACTCAGGTGCTTGGCAGCATGGTTAAGGTGTTCGCCTGGTATGACAACGAGTGGGGTTTTTCTAATCGCATGCTGGATACAGCCAGCTGCATGCACAAGACCTCCTAAGCCAGGAAGCAGAGCGCGTATTTCGTTTGACTTTTTATTCAAGCAACGGGAAAATGCGCGCTCAACGCTTTGATTGAAAAGACCAAGCCCTTAATCAGCGCGCAAAGCCCCGATGGTGAAATTGGTAGACACAAGGGATTTAAAATCCCTCGGCCTTTGGCTGTACCGGTTCGAGTCCGGTTCGGGGCACCAGTAAACCAATAAAATCAATGACTTACGGGGCATTAAAGGCATTACCCACGATAATACCCATCAAACGAAAAACCCTTAAAAAGGGCTTTTTTATGGGTAATCAATATAACGGTTATCGGTCATCAACAGCGCCTTAATATGGCTCATGCTGTTTTAATACGTATCGTCCGATATGTACCCCGTACTATTACCCCGACTCACACCACCGGATAAACGCTTCCGATACAGCATCAGGATCATGCCCAGTGAAGGTGCAGACGTGCCGGAGCATCGGCCCCACTCTGCATAGGTCATCAAAGGCTTGTTCTTGTTCATGCGGTGGGATGTTCGGCTTGTACGGTGCCATGCCTTGCCAGTGTCGGCAGCCGTCCTGCAGCAGCGCAGCGAGAACAGACCGCCATAGACGTTCCGGGCCTGCAGGGTTGATAGACTCAGACAATGATGAATCAGGCAACAATGAATCAGGCATGATTTTTGCGTTCCATCCATCTGACTGAATCTAAAATAGATTGCCGTGCAACAATCCAATGCCTAGCAATTGCCGTGCCAATAGATTTTAACTATCAGGCCTGCAAAGTCAAAACGGCTCAGGGTCAGCATCAAGCCCCATCTGTTCACGCACACGGCACATAAACGCCTCTAAGCTCTCGTTGTCGTGCCGGAACACCAACAGACCCGTACCGACTTGCTCGGCCATCATCAACCGGCCCAGATCGTCAAAAATCAGCATCAGCTTCATGACATGGCCTCAATGGGTGGCCCTCCTCCCCGTGACTATAGACAGACTTCGGAAGGGATTCGGGCCATTGTTGGGGTTATTGGTTCTCAGGTTCCGGCTTAGGCTTGGGCATCGGCGGTAATCCCGTCCGGTCGCCCTGCTTGTCGCGCTGGTAGCCTTCAATCCACTGGTTGTAAATCTGATCCTTGTACCGGCCACCTTGAGCCGGGGATGATCGTTTAGCCATGCTGGCCACCTTCTACGGCTTCGGTGCCAAGCGCAGCGAGTAACTGCTCTTCGGCGCTTCGGGTGTCGGCTTCCTGCTTTTCGGCGATATGTTCGCCCATTGGGTCGCGCAGCTCGTTGGTGGTGCTCATGTAGGAATCGACAGCCAGGTTTAAGGCATGGGTGGCGGCATCCAGTGCGGCGCGTTGCTCTGCCAGCTCAGGGGCTACTTTCTGCAGGTGCATATCAATAAGAGACTCCACCGGCTCAGTAGTGCCGCCATACAGCGCGGGGGTGGTCGCATTGCGGACAGCCTGCAGGATCGCCACATCACCACTTAATGCGGCATCGCGTAGCATCTTGTCCCGTGCTTTCTGGTCGAGGCCGCGCAACACACTGCGGATCTCTTGAGCGGCGGCTTCGGTCTGGGGTGAATGGAGTCCGGCCTTTACTTCGGCATCGGACTTGATACGGCGCTCCAGAATGTCGAGTTGTTCGGCGGCGCTGGTCGCCTTCTTGCGTACTGCCTCGCTGGCCTGCTCAAAACGGCGCTTGTACTTCAATGCGCGGGCTTCACGGGTCAGGTTGGGGTCAGGGGTGGCGTGTAGTTTGGTCAGGCCATCATACAGACCGGACATAGTATCGACGGCGTTCATCACGCCCAGCAGCTCACCACCTAAGGTGCTGTTCATCAGCTTGGAGCGGGTTTTATCGGCATTCAGGAAAACGGGTTTGGTCTGGTTGCGTTTCATTTCGGTGCCCTCAGTTGGCAAAGGTAATAGGGATATGGGTTACAGGTTCGGAGCGGTTGAGCGCGTAACGACAAGCATCGGCGGCATGGTCTGGCGCAGTTGTGTCGAGGTCATCAATTCGACGTTGATCTCGGGGCAATGACGGCACGGTCAGCCACCAGTACCGGCAGAGCCGAGAGATATACAGCCCCGGCTTGTCGATAGCGCCAGCGTCGGCCAGCATACGGCGCATAACCTCCCAGCCAGCCGCTCGGGAGCCTTTCCGGGCACGTAGGAAGCGAACACCAGACCGTGCGAACTCATCGGCAATACTGCCTGCCTGCGAGCCTGTTCGGTTGAATATGGCGTCATCAGCCACGCCCTGAGGTGGTACGCCCCAGCGGTCGCACATAGCGCGTATATGGTCGGACAGATCCGGCACGGTCAGCCCTAAGCCCCGGTTGAGGTCGTCCTCGAGTACCGACGCGAACTCATCCAGCAGGATAACTGAGCCCTTGGGGTAGTATCTCCCGTCCGGGCCTTCAGCGCCGGGTGATTCAAGGCATAGGTACGTGACCGACGGCGCAGCGACGCCGAAGTCGTGAGCGAGGTACGGACGCCATGCCTTAATACTCGGGATCTCAGACCACGGCTCGACCTTGTTCCGGCTTTCATCCAGTACCGACGCGAAAAACGCCCCACGGATCACGCTCCAATCACCGTCGAGCCATGCCTTAGCGAGCTCGGGGTCGGTGCTGCAGGATGCCATCAGGTTGCGTCGGTACTTTTCTTGGTCGATAAACGGGTTGTCCCGATACGTCGTGCTGATCGTTACGAAGTCAGCGCCGGTTGCACTGCACTGGTACGGGAGCCAGGACTCCCTGAGCGCGTATCGTTGCGCCAGCCACGCATGACCAGCGCCACCGGGGTTAGCCAGTAGGATGAACCGTGTCGGGACGCCCTCAGGGGCTCGGAGGGATGATCTCAGTCGATCAACAAGCGCCGGAGTCGACCATTGCCCTGCCTCATCCACGGCGATATGGGTAAAGCTCTTGCCCTGAAACTTGAGGAAGTCGGCTTCCCGCTCGAGCTGGTCGAGCTGAATCGTAGCGCCATTGGGTAGGGTGAAGCGGTGTTTCTGAGCGTCGTATCGGGAGCCGTTGCCGTAGATTGCATGAAAGAATGCGCGGAACTCGCTCTCGAGATCCTGCAGGCCGGGGAAGCTACGACGCACCACCAGACAGCGAGCCTGTTCCTTGTACTGCTCACAATGCCGGAGGAACAGCGCAGCGAGGAAGCGGCTTTTACCGCCTGCCCTGCCCCCCATTGCAGCGAGGTCGTAGTCCTCGGGTATGGTCATCGCCTGAGCCTGCCACGGTGCGAGCTGGTCGGGCTTGAGCTCACTCATTCGGCAATGCCTCCTGCTTGACGCTGATCGCCTTCATGTAGTCGGCGGCGTCCATCGCTGCAGGGAGCTGAAACGTGATATTGAGCCGTTCGCCCTTTTCCTGAGGTATCTTTTCCGATACGCCATGCCGTGCGGCCAGCAGGGTCTGAGCGGCCTTTACATCGCCCTCGACAGCCTTGCTGTATAGCGCGTCGAGCAGGTTGTCGCGTTCAATACTGAGCGCATTGTCCCATACCTCCCGGCTCGGTTTATGCTCTCTCAGAACCCTGCGGAACTGGTCGAGCGGCATCCCGAGCGCATCAGCGGCGCGGGACTCAGACAGCAGACCATTGGACGCCATCGCCTCGAGGTGCTTTTTCGCTCCGGGCGGGAGCTTTTCAAAGGGTCTAGCCATTGGTTAAACCTATCAAATAGGGGTTAAACGATAGGTTAAATATATCACAACAGCCGAAAAATTGCTCGAGTTGATGGGTAAAAAGATGGGCTGCGGGTTATATCAATTGCAGGTCATTGAAAATTAAGGAAGGGTTGCGCCTCGATCAGGTATCGAACCGGAGCGCAGCAGGCTACACACGGACGGCGCGGCGT
This DNA window, taken from Marinobacterium iners, encodes the following:
- a CDS encoding helix-turn-helix domain-containing protein codes for the protein MTYSARLIDAMKERQGIPSDNQAAEKIGITRGNLSNIRSGRRNLTPEQTVRAAKLAGIDPGIALLRRFEETIDDLETRHYLEKITEEIQEVRAVS
- a CDS encoding response regulator transcription factor; protein product: MLVDDHSIVRAGFQHMLLKEEDMEILAEAENGRQAVELYRELSPDVVVMDLAMPADSTTVEATSTTGGLDAIKHILAIDPYARILVLTIWEASPYPARVADAGVKGYVTKRCAQDELVHAVREIYCGRSYFSRSVSDQIGQDSHVPPEHSPIAQLTRRELEIFTLLAEGRSVNAIAETIFLSPKTVHAHRANILRKLSLTNGSEIIHLALRAGIIQA
- a CDS encoding response regulator: MEFYLSSDIGVQEVTERLRACSPGDQVSCSDEALFEVAKAVLVREKLAGLTIQLLDAGDYVLRTVTSRRRHQVEKLDRFNDRQESVLKALERVLAHCDKEGIRLIGFSDELVAVPAHLDNSACLSAEAVDVDTSGVYRGADSIGEYTKG
- a CDS encoding DNA-binding protein; the encoded protein is MSKKSDTHARVIEVADQLLEEGIRPTQQNVRERLGSGSLTTINRALNDWWHTLAQRISRRNEHPELPEPVLTLANQAWDRALAYAEHQFAEQKQALEQRQQELLQSAQQKNSGGERALSDAHSQNARLLDRCEQLAQEKRELERRVFELEEQQLKLTVERDTAQREVRQLQHMGAENGGHAEAMIELRVRSRMQEEELQRLRQLGDRLSQENARLRNRLGE
- the gap gene encoding type I glyceraldehyde-3-phosphate dehydrogenase; this translates as MAIRIAINGYGRIGRNILRALYESGREQEFEVVAINDLGDSAISAHLTEYDSVHGRFMWPVRAEKDRLILGEHSIRMLREPDPHALPWRELGVDIVFECTGRFTDREQASIHLQQGAGKVLVSAPAKGADATIVFGVNESILTSEHQVVSNASCTTNCLAPMAKALNDSIGIQQGLMTTIHSYTNDQHLTDVYHTDLYRARAAALSMIPTKTGAAKAVGLVLPELDGRLSGLAVRVPTANVSLVDLTFTANRNTTVEEVNAIMKRAAEASKGIIEYNSTPLVSIDFNHHSASTIYDSLQTQVLGSMVKVFAWYDNEWGFSNRMLDTASCMHKTS
- a CDS encoding phage terminase large subunit, encoding MSELKPDQLAPWQAQAMTIPEDYDLAAMGGRAGGKSRFLAALFLRHCEQYKEQARCLVVRRSFPGLQDLESEFRAFFHAIYGNGSRYDAQKHRFTLPNGATIQLDQLEREADFLKFQGKSFTHIAVDEAGQWSTPALVDRLRSSLRAPEGVPTRFILLANPGGAGHAWLAQRYALRESWLPYQCSATGADFVTISTTYRDNPFIDQEKYRRNLMASCSTDPELAKAWLDGDWSVIRGAFFASVLDESRNKVEPWSEIPSIKAWRPYLAHDFGVAAPSVTYLCLESPGAEGPDGRYYPKGSVILLDEFASVLEDDLNRGLGLTVPDLSDHIRAMCDRWGVPPQGVADDAIFNRTGSQAGSIADEFARSGVRFLRARKGSRAAGWEVMRRMLADAGAIDKPGLYISRLCRYWWLTVPSLPRDQRRIDDLDTTAPDHAADACRYALNRSEPVTHIPITFAN